The genomic window TTGGCAAAAAACACACTACCCTGCCCGAAGAAGAGAAGAATGACGACACCTTCGTTCACGGCTGTGCCTCTGCAGCATGGCTGGTAGGCGAATGCAAAGACGGCAAACTCATCCTGCGCGGTGAAGGTACCTCTGAGATGGCAAAGGGGATGCTTACACTGCTTTTGGACATCTTCAATGACCGTACCCCTGACGAGATCCTCAATTTCGATCCGGCGAAACTGCAGGAACTGGGGATCATAGAACTGCTCTCGCCGGTACGGCAGCAGAGTCTGGAAGCCTTTTTGAACATGGTCTATGGCTATGCGAAAAAATGCAAGGAACAAATATAGGGTGGATTTATCCACCACATAATCCGGAATAATAAAGGTCGGTAAACCGACCCTACGCGAGAAATAATGGAGAAAACGATGATAGATATAAACAACATCAAAATAGACGACATCCCGACCACCGCAGAAGAGATGAAAGCCTACGAGGAGAAATTCGGCAAGAACGAACCCGAACCGAAGTCTGAGATCAAACGCCCTTCCGAAGAGGAGATCAGAGCAGGAATGGATGCCCAGAAGCAGGCATTCCTTGACAAGACCCCGAGTGACGAAGAGATGAAAGAGATGGTCATCGAGGAGCTCAAGAAGATCTACGACCCCGAACTGCCGGTCAACATCTACGACCTTGGTCTCATCTACAATGTAGAGTGCTGGACCAATGAGGTCTCTTTGATGAAATGGTGCAAGGTCACCATGACCCTCACTTCAGCCACCTGCTCCATGTCTGAGGTCATCGTGGACCTGGTCAAAAGCATCAGCAAACGACTCGAGTACCTTGAGAATGTGGATGTCGACATTGTCTTCGATCCGCCGTGGGACCAGAGCAAGATGAGTGACGAAGCCAAACTGGCGATGGGAATGCTCTAACGCTTCAATGCTTTTTTAAAGCTTGAGAGCGAGAGAGTGTTCAACACATCTTTTTTCTCCAGCCATCCGCGCCGTGCCTGGTAGATACCGTATTTCATATACGCAAGTGATGCCTTATTGTGCGCATCGGTCGAAATGACAAAGCGCACACCTGCTTCTTTGGCCCTCTGAATATAGATATCTTTCAGGTCCAGTCGTTTTGGCTGCGCATTGATCTCCAGAAAACAGCCGTTATTTTTAACCCCTTCAAACAGTTTCTTCATACTCACCCGGTAAGGCTCCCTCTCACCGATCAGCCGACCTGTCGGGTGCGCCAGAATTTTCACATAGGGATTTTCCAGTGCCTTGAGTATGCGCTGTGTCTGCACTTTTTGGGAAAGGTTGAATTTGTCGTGTACCGCTGCGACTACCAGGTCCAGCTCTTTGAGCACACTGTCAGGCAAAGCAAGTGACCCGTCTTCCAGGATGTCCACTTCGATACTTTTGAGTATCGTGATACCTTTGAGCCTTTCATTGATTTTGTCTATCTCTTCAATCTGTCTTCTCAGTCTCTTCTCATCCAGACCATGCACAATCGCCATATGTTTGGAATGGTCGGTGATCGTGATGTAGCTGTAGCCCATTTCTTTCGCTGCTTCTGTCATCTCAAGGATCGTATTGTGCCCGTCACTGTACGTGGTGTGCATATGCAGATCTCCTTTGAGGTCACCGATCTCAATGAGTTTGGGAAGCCTGTCCTCTTTTGCGGCAGTATGTTCTCCCCTGCTCTCGCGGAGTTCAGGCTCGATGTAGCGAAGTCCCACACTCTCATAGACCTCCGCTTCCGTGGCTCCGGCTATTTTCTTCTCGCCTTTGAAGACACCGTACTCATTGACCTTCATCCCCATATCCCTCGCCATGATACGAATAGCGATGTTATGTGACTTGGAACCGGTAAAATAGTGCAGCGCCGCACCGTAACTCTCCTCATGGACACATCTGAGGTCCACCTGCATCTCATTTCGAAGTATCACTGTCGAGCGGGTATCTCCCTGGGAGATGATCTTTCTGATATCGGGATATTTCACGAAATAGTCTATGAGTGCGGAAGGCTCTTTTGACGTGGCCAGTATATCCAGATCCCCTACCGTCTCTTTTCTTCTTCGAAAACTCCCGGCAACCGTGACCTGTTCTGCTTCACCAAAGGACTTCAGGTACTTTTCCAGTGCATCGGCATAGGGTTCTGCTATGGCATAAAGAAAACGTTTCCCCTCTTTTTTGGCCAGCAGTGTTCCTTTGAGTATCTTCTTCTCCAGCTTTTCACTGAAGCCCTTGAGCTGACTGATCTTGTGGGCCTCTGCCGCCTTTTTCAAGGCATCAAGTGAACCGATATGCAGCTCCTGGTAGAGTATTTTCGCTCTTTTGGGTCCGATACCTTCCACTTTGAGCAGATCGAGAAGATGGGGAGGGAAAGCATGTTTGAGGTATTCAAGCTTTGCCAGCCTGCCGGTCTGGACGATCTCCCTGATCTTGTTGGCGATGCGT from Sulfurovum riftiae includes these protein-coding regions:
- a CDS encoding SufE family protein, producing MSSIEETIARYKEDFDLFPTANDKLEYIFDLGKKHTTLPEEEKNDDTFVHGCASAAWLVGECKDGKLILRGEGTSEMAKGMLTLLLDIFNDRTPDEILNFDPAKLQELGIIELLSPVRQQSLEAFLNMVYGYAKKCKEQI
- a CDS encoding metal-sulfur cluster assembly factor, whose translation is MIDINNIKIDDIPTTAEEMKAYEEKFGKNEPEPKSEIKRPSEEEIRAGMDAQKQAFLDKTPSDEEMKEMVIEELKKIYDPELPVNIYDLGLIYNVECWTNEVSLMKWCKVTMTLTSATCSMSEVIVDLVKSISKRLEYLENVDVDIVFDPPWDQSKMSDEAKLAMGML
- the polX gene encoding DNA polymerase/3'-5' exonuclease PolX → MFISNAEIASIFTQMADLLEIRGEDPFKTRAYRNAARTIENLGTDLAKMVEAGEDISKLPTIGERIANKIREIVQTGRLAKLEYLKHAFPPHLLDLLKVEGIGPKRAKILYQELHIGSLDALKKAAEAHKISQLKGFSEKLEKKILKGTLLAKKEGKRFLYAIAEPYADALEKYLKSFGEAEQVTVAGSFRRRKETVGDLDILATSKEPSALIDYFVKYPDIRKIISQGDTRSTVILRNEMQVDLRCVHEESYGAALHYFTGSKSHNIAIRIMARDMGMKVNEYGVFKGEKKIAGATEAEVYESVGLRYIEPELRESRGEHTAAKEDRLPKLIEIGDLKGDLHMHTTYSDGHNTILEMTEAAKEMGYSYITITDHSKHMAIVHGLDEKRLRRQIEEIDKINERLKGITILKSIEVDILEDGSLALPDSVLKELDLVVAAVHDKFNLSQKVQTQRILKALENPYVKILAHPTGRLIGEREPYRVSMKKLFEGVKNNGCFLEINAQPKRLDLKDIYIQRAKEAGVRFVISTDAHNKASLAYMKYGIYQARRGWLEKKDVLNTLSLSSFKKALKR